Proteins from a genomic interval of Paenibacillus sp. RC334:
- a CDS encoding VOC family protein gives MSQEIWINLPVKDVERSTAFFNEIGLHAASVGNERAKLAIGQTTILLFPDAAFEKFTGSKIADTSHTAEVIFSIGAESREEVDAFIQKVEFAGGNIFGKPSEIDGWMYGAGFADLDGHRWNLLYMDESKMPKR, from the coding sequence ATGTCACAGGAGATCTGGATTAATCTGCCGGTCAAAGATGTTGAGAGGTCAACTGCCTTTTTCAATGAGATTGGATTACATGCGGCTAGCGTTGGTAACGAGAGAGCCAAGCTTGCTATAGGCCAAACAACGATTCTGCTGTTCCCGGATGCGGCGTTTGAGAAATTTACAGGTTCAAAAATCGCAGATACTTCCCATACCGCAGAAGTAATATTTTCCATTGGCGCTGAAAGCAGAGAAGAAGTAGATGCCTTTATTCAAAAAGTAGAGTTTGCCGGAGGAAACATCTTTGGCAAACCGAGTGAAATTGACGGCTGGATGTACGGCGCAGGATTTGCCGACCTGGACGGTCACCGCTGGAACCTGCTGTACATGGATGAGAGCAAAATGCCGAAACGCTAA
- the mprF gene encoding bifunctional lysylphosphatidylglycerol flippase/synthetase MprF yields the protein MRELLRKLKILQLFMALYRAKIIRILIPVAVLVIIYVYGRHEIQNINLAKIIHELRMMPVHVVIQLIIASFIAVSVMSTYDYLIRKQFKLDINWKTTYRYAWIANTFNNMIGFAGLTGLGLRTLLYKRSGVPMKTMGAAALFLSPIVLVGLSLLGCLVLVGVFPVEPIFEQLPWLRIGVWGVSLYLPFFLLMQRSSLFAKWFHKGDGKLPWKVVIASLGSSVLEWACAGALFWLFTFYDLNHLPFAPVFGVYIVAAIAGIISMAPGGIGAFDLIVLLGLQTLGVDPSRALTILLLFRIFYFVVPWLIGLVLATFEMSPNSKQMREMITTSLDASRNTWVKFWGWPSHFGLLSDLGAWALGKLVFTSGIILLLSAATPGLIARLRFMEHVLSLPIMRFSEQLSVTIGIMLIVVSRGISMRTRRAYIWTGALLLAGAIFTFAKGFDYEEAIILLIVALVLWISRARFNSESASISLRSIWIWAFLAFISSLSYYVIGTHIHPAILRHLPMRAQQWFLNPHEYAVTALVGLIGALILMASIFTLRPHRYTGIRPDEAGIEKLTQFIAKEDGNLLTHLLYLGDKNFYWAQNDQILIPYSRMRHKLIVLGDPVGNKNLVSAAIQEFQRYADQYALTVVFYQATPEYLSIYHENGYKFFKLGEEALVPLTTFTLSGKSKQNLRTAKNKSDREGQIFEVLAPPYHSELLSELRQISNEWLGDRKEKAYSLGWFNEAYIQRSPLTLLRNAEGHILAFATLAPAYDQNKVISIDLMRHLNDTPNGTMDVLFVRIIEWAKEQGYSYFNLGMSPLSSVGENQNAHREEKLARLVFRYGGHWYGFEGLRRYKEKFSPEWQARYLAYPAGMTLPMLTLDLVRLVSRRPEQVELL from the coding sequence ATGAGAGAATTGCTTCGAAAGCTTAAAATTTTACAGCTATTTATGGCTTTGTACCGTGCTAAAATTATTAGGATACTGATTCCTGTAGCTGTTTTAGTCATTATCTATGTATATGGAAGACACGAAATTCAGAATATTAACTTAGCTAAAATTATTCATGAATTACGCATGATGCCCGTTCATGTCGTTATTCAATTGATCATTGCTTCTTTTATAGCGGTATCTGTAATGAGTACTTATGATTATTTAATACGAAAACAATTTAAGCTTGATATCAATTGGAAAACGACTTATCGATATGCATGGATAGCCAATACATTTAATAATATGATTGGGTTCGCTGGTCTTACCGGTCTAGGACTACGTACATTACTGTATAAGAGAAGTGGCGTTCCTATGAAAACAATGGGAGCTGCTGCACTCTTTTTATCGCCTATCGTATTAGTCGGTCTATCTTTACTTGGCTGTCTTGTACTGGTCGGTGTTTTTCCTGTAGAACCTATTTTTGAACAACTTCCTTGGCTTCGTATCGGTGTATGGGGAGTTTCATTGTACTTACCGTTCTTCCTATTAATGCAACGATCTTCCCTGTTCGCCAAATGGTTTCATAAGGGCGATGGCAAGTTACCTTGGAAAGTAGTCATCGCTTCTCTAGGTTCCTCTGTTCTAGAGTGGGCTTGTGCAGGGGCATTATTTTGGTTATTCACTTTTTATGATCTGAATCATTTACCGTTTGCCCCGGTATTCGGTGTGTATATTGTAGCAGCAATTGCAGGGATTATTAGTATGGCGCCAGGTGGTATTGGAGCATTTGATCTGATCGTGTTGCTTGGACTTCAGACATTAGGTGTTGATCCATCACGTGCACTAACGATTTTGTTATTGTTCCGCATTTTTTACTTTGTAGTTCCTTGGTTGATCGGTCTTGTGCTAGCTACGTTTGAGATGAGTCCGAACAGTAAACAAATGCGTGAAATGATTACAACTAGTCTGGACGCTTCACGTAACACATGGGTCAAATTCTGGGGCTGGCCTTCTCATTTCGGTCTACTTAGTGATCTAGGAGCATGGGCGCTTGGAAAGTTAGTATTCACCAGTGGTATCATATTACTACTTTCTGCGGCTACCCCAGGCCTAATTGCTCGCCTACGTTTTATGGAACATGTGTTATCTTTACCTATTATGCGTTTTTCAGAACAGTTATCTGTGACTATCGGTATTATGCTTATTGTCGTATCACGTGGTATTTCAATGCGTACTCGTCGCGCTTACATATGGACGGGAGCATTGTTGTTAGCAGGTGCTATCTTCACATTTGCCAAAGGGTTCGATTACGAGGAAGCTATTATTTTACTTATTGTTGCATTGGTGCTATGGATATCTCGGGCTCGATTTAACAGTGAAAGTGCTAGTATTTCTTTACGTAGTATCTGGATTTGGGCGTTCCTTGCTTTTATCTCATCGTTATCGTATTACGTTATTGGTACACATATTCATCCAGCTATTTTGCGACATCTACCAATGCGTGCTCAACAATGGTTTTTGAACCCGCATGAATATGCAGTGACGGCTCTTGTTGGATTAATCGGTGCTTTAATTTTAATGGCATCTATATTCACATTACGCCCGCATCGCTACACAGGAATACGTCCAGATGAGGCGGGTATAGAGAAATTAACTCAATTTATTGCCAAAGAAGACGGTAATCTTTTGACTCATCTTCTCTATCTAGGAGACAAAAATTTTTATTGGGCGCAAAATGATCAAATTTTAATTCCCTATTCTCGAATGCGTCACAAATTAATTGTACTTGGCGACCCAGTTGGTAATAAAAATCTTGTCTCTGCTGCGATTCAAGAATTTCAGAGGTATGCGGATCAGTATGCATTAACCGTTGTTTTTTATCAAGCAACACCTGAATATCTATCGATCTATCATGAGAATGGTTACAAATTCTTCAAACTAGGCGAAGAAGCTTTGGTTCCTCTAACTACATTCACATTAAGTGGGAAAAGTAAGCAGAACTTGCGAACTGCTAAAAATAAATCAGATCGTGAAGGTCAAATATTTGAAGTGCTTGCCCCACCCTATCATTCAGAATTACTGTCTGAATTACGTCAGATTTCGAATGAGTGGCTAGGCGATCGTAAAGAAAAAGCTTATTCTTTAGGTTGGTTCAACGAAGCGTATATTCAACGCTCTCCCTTAACCTTGCTTCGTAATGCTGAGGGTCACATTTTGGCTTTTGCAACATTAGCTCCAGCTTATGACCAAAATAAAGTGATCTCAATTGATCTGATGCGCCATTTGAATGATACACCGAATGGAACGATGGATGTGTTATTTGTACGTATAATTGAATGGGCAAAAGAACAAGGTTATTCTTATTTCAATTTGGGTATGTCTCCGCTCTCCAGTGTGGGTGAAAATCAGAATGCGCATCGTGAAGAAAAATTAGCTCGGCTGGTGTTCCGATATGGTGGGCACTGGTATGGATTTGAGGGATTGCGCCGTTACAAGGAAAAATTCTCACCTGAATGGCAAGCAAGATATTTAGCTTATCCGGCAGGTATGACACTTCCAATGCTTACGCTGGATCTTGTCCGACTGGTATCTCGTCGTCCAGAACAAGTAGAGCTTCTTTAA
- a CDS encoding IS5 family transposase (programmed frameshift) produces MKRRYEIQDDQWKKIKDVLPPERKKQGGRPGTDNRVMLNAMLWVARTGAPWRDMPEYYPSWSSVYTRFRRWQIAGIWDRVLEHVSIEPDFESVMIDATIVRVHQHGAGAKGGSNLQAIGRSRGGLTTKIHAIVDALGNPLRLELTAGQRHYSVMGYEMLKSMDLTQKQVLADRAYDTNRILQLLEEQEATPVIPSKKNRRVQRKWDKAIYKERHLVECFFNKTKHYRRLATRFDKLTCTFKAFLTLASIMIWLA; encoded by the exons ATGAAGAGACGATACGAAATCCAAGATGATCAGTGGAAAAAGATTAAAGACGTGCTGCCACCGGAACGAAAAAAACAAGGAGGTCGACCTGGAACAGACAATCGGGTGATGCTCAACGCGATGTTGTGGGTCGCCCGGACAGGAGCGCCATGGCGCGATATGCCAGAGTATTATCCTTCTTGGTCCTCAGTGTACACCCGGTTCCGCCGCTGGCAAATCGCTGGCATTTGGGATCGAGTTTTAGAGCATGTTTCGATTGAACCTGACTTCGAAAGTGTAATGATTGATGCGACTATTGTTCGTGTTCATCAGCATGGAGCCGGGGCAAAAGGGGGCAGTA ATCTCCAGGCCATAGGAAGATCCCGAGGCGGACTGACCACTAAAATTCACGCTATTGTGGATGCTTTAGGCAACCCGTTGCGCTTAGAGTTGACGGCCGGACAACGTCACTACTCGGTCATGGGCTATGAAATGCTGAAGTCGATGGATTTAACCCAAAAGCAAGTTCTGGCCGATCGGGCATATGACACGAACCGGATTCTCCAACTCCTAGAAGAGCAAGAGGCGACTCCAGTGATTCCCAGCAAGAAAAACCGTCGAGTACAGCGAAAATGGGACAAAGCAATCTACAAAGAACGGCATTTAGTGGAGTGCTTTTTCAACAAAACCAAACACTACCGTCGCCTAGCGACTCGCTTTGATAAATTGACATGCACCTTCAAGGCTTTTTTGACGTTGGCCTCGATTATGATCTGGCTTGCTTAG
- a CDS encoding RNA polymerase sigma factor — MDIKELEDLYLSYKSELFGYLFRILHNKQDAEDLLHECFIRFIRASLDLPKDRIKFYFLRIAKNLAIDVLRKRKKMAGYFTHRELIYCHCDTIDFEIQEEVERILLMISNDEQRTVLELRLVQGYSIKETAKILKKSEAAVKSSLYRASKHIKLRYIS, encoded by the coding sequence ATGGATATTAAAGAATTGGAGGATCTATATTTATCTTATAAATCAGAACTCTTTGGATACCTTTTTAGAATATTGCATAACAAACAGGATGCCGAAGATTTGTTGCATGAATGCTTTATTCGGTTTATAAGAGCTTCCCTTGACTTGCCAAAAGATCGTATCAAATTTTATTTTTTGAGAATTGCCAAAAATCTTGCTATAGATGTATTAAGAAAACGAAAAAAGATGGCAGGATACTTTACACATAGGGAACTTATTTATTGTCACTGTGATACCATCGATTTTGAAATTCAAGAGGAAGTCGAGCGAATTCTTTTGATGATAAGTAATGACGAGCAAAGGACTGTACTCGAATTGCGCCTAGTCCAAGGATACTCCATAAAAGAAACAGCAAAAATTTTAAAAAAGAGCGAAGCTGCCGTGAAGTCGTCGCTGTACAGAGCTTCTAAACATATTAAATTAAGATATATTTCATGA
- a CDS encoding ABC transporter permease, protein MNVMETIRVSMNSLTTNKMRSFLTILGIIIGVAAVIAIMAIGNGSKASIKEEINSLGNNVIMVAPAMPMTEEEVNGDNLPSFTWADIKAMEQKSSIAALMPSISSNSKVVWGRYNYNATIIGTSASFYKVKKLSFAEGRTFTNDELDKRMNVAILESQAVVRLFGGDTKNVVGRTFQIKQIPFKVIGVLNSQPVTNLSRSTNDQIYIPATTMMNRLGERNITSLDVSAKSPALMDQARSDILGSLRVTHQLKPSEPDQFQTMSLSEAAGAALGVDNIMSKLLGGVAAISLVVGGIGIMNIMMVSVIERTREIGIRKAIGAKPRDIMIQFLSEAVIFGLMGGILGVAAGIGASKIIEATTRMTIEFTVSPIIYSFLSSAGIGILFGVYPAYKAARLKPIDALRYE, encoded by the coding sequence ATGAATGTGATGGAAACGATCCGTGTATCCATGAATAGCTTAACCACTAACAAGATGCGTTCATTTTTAACGATACTCGGTATTATTATTGGGGTGGCAGCGGTTATTGCCATTATGGCAATCGGAAACGGTTCTAAAGCCAGTATTAAGGAGGAAATAAATAGTCTAGGGAATAACGTGATTATGGTTGCTCCAGCCATGCCAATGACCGAGGAAGAAGTCAATGGGGACAACTTGCCCTCCTTTACGTGGGCTGATATCAAGGCAATGGAACAAAAGAGTTCGATTGCGGCATTAATGCCCAGTATTTCGAGTAATTCAAAAGTTGTATGGGGTCGATATAACTATAATGCAACTATTATAGGAACATCCGCTTCATTTTATAAAGTTAAAAAGCTTTCCTTTGCTGAAGGCAGGACATTTACCAACGATGAGTTGGATAAACGTATGAATGTTGCTATTCTGGAAAGCCAAGCGGTTGTACGTCTTTTTGGTGGGGATACCAAAAACGTGGTGGGACGAACGTTTCAAATTAAACAGATCCCCTTCAAAGTGATCGGAGTATTGAATTCTCAGCCCGTTACGAATTTAAGCCGCAGTACGAATGATCAAATTTACATCCCTGCTACAACCATGATGAACCGTCTGGGTGAGAGAAATATCACCAGCCTGGATGTCTCCGCCAAGTCACCAGCTCTGATGGATCAAGCTCGTTCAGATATATTGGGGAGCTTGCGTGTGACGCATCAGCTAAAACCCTCAGAACCGGATCAATTTCAAACTATGAGTCTGTCCGAAGCAGCAGGTGCAGCTTTGGGTGTAGATAATATCATGAGCAAATTGCTGGGAGGTGTAGCCGCAATATCGCTCGTGGTAGGGGGAATAGGAATTATGAATATTATGATGGTCTCCGTTATAGAGCGTACAAGAGAAATCGGTATTCGGAAAGCGATTGGTGCCAAGCCTAGAGATATTATGATTCAATTCCTGTCCGAAGCAGTCATTTTCGGTCTAATGGGAGGTATACTTGGGGTTGCTGCTGGCATAGGAGCGTCTAAAATAATTGAAGCAACAACTCGTATGACCATTGAATTCACGGTCTCGCCGATCATATATTCGTTTCTCAGCTCTGCAGGTATAGGTATCTTGTTTGGGGTATACCCAGCTTATAAAGCAGCGAGATTGAAGCCGATAGATGCATTGAGATACGAATAA
- a CDS encoding ABC transporter ATP-binding protein, with protein MSETQSNKTVIEIKELKKMYEVGGQEIQALRSVNLSINEGEFVAIMGPSGSGKSTMMNVIGCLDHPDTGKYYLDGYSILDARENELSEIRNQKLGFVFQKFYLLPRTTALANVELPMMYAGIPAKERRERAVEALRSVGLAERMYNKPNELSGGQQQRVSIARALVNNPVILLADEPTGALDTKTSIEIMELFQGLNELGKTIVLVTHELEIAEYAKRLISFRDGNIERDEQITNRRISSRMVSL; from the coding sequence ATGAGCGAAACTCAATCCAATAAAACGGTGATCGAAATTAAAGAACTGAAAAAAATGTATGAAGTAGGCGGTCAGGAGATTCAGGCTCTACGTAGTGTGAACTTATCTATTAACGAAGGTGAGTTTGTTGCTATCATGGGACCCTCTGGTTCAGGCAAGTCTACCATGATGAATGTCATTGGTTGCCTGGATCATCCGGATACCGGAAAATACTACCTGGATGGGTATTCCATATTGGATGCTCGTGAGAACGAACTTTCGGAGATTAGAAATCAGAAACTAGGTTTTGTGTTTCAAAAATTTTATTTACTTCCCCGAACTACAGCATTAGCCAATGTAGAGCTACCTATGATGTATGCAGGTATACCTGCCAAGGAACGCCGGGAACGAGCCGTGGAGGCGCTACGAAGCGTTGGCCTTGCCGAACGGATGTATAACAAGCCTAACGAGCTTTCTGGTGGTCAGCAGCAGCGTGTCTCCATTGCACGTGCATTGGTAAATAATCCTGTTATTCTGCTGGCAGATGAACCTACGGGCGCACTGGATACGAAAACGAGTATTGAGATTATGGAACTGTTTCAAGGGTTGAATGAGCTGGGAAAAACTATAGTTCTGGTTACTCATGAGCTGGAAATCGCTGAATATGCCAAACGCTTGATTAGTTTTCGGGATGGTAATATTGAGCGGGATGAGCAAATTACGAATAGACGAATTTCATCAAGGATGGTAAGCCTATGA
- a CDS encoding efflux RND transporter periplasmic adaptor subunit produces the protein MIIGILALIIIVGIGGTVYMNRGQEKPVEGPANQIVQVKKTNITESLAVTGTVQASKEVNINFTNVEGAKLIAVNVKAGDSVKAGQVLARLDDSDAKLQIKDAQSNVAIARAKLEEAKRGPKQSDIELQKANVLKTQMAIKTAKDETELEEAAAQKEVAKVTLDKAQKDYDDQTYLVQNDAAAESDLATAKQSLDKAKLDMSNAELQYKKAQIRQNQAIEDAEMGYKTALIQLKAAQSPPEASNIQSAQASLQQAETALEQKKSVLSKLQVTAPWDGIILKVNGDVGTSPTTPFIIMNNSNTGVMKVSAKVNESDIAKLKTGLQATMHTNSFPDKQFKGEVLFVSPEPVVESNVTTYKVELSLDSQKIKLQPGMNMDVSLLLAEHKDALSVPLFALRSEGGVDGVYVAKNAANPADYGFRPVKLGVYTADQAEIKSGVKEGETIVIPPQNSSADPNGSGGGQAQ, from the coding sequence GTGATCATAGGTATTCTGGCCTTGATCATTATAGTGGGAATCGGTGGTACTGTTTATATGAATAGGGGGCAGGAAAAGCCCGTGGAGGGTCCTGCGAATCAGATTGTTCAGGTGAAAAAAACCAATATAACCGAATCGCTTGCCGTGACTGGGACCGTTCAGGCTTCCAAGGAAGTGAATATTAATTTTACAAATGTCGAGGGTGCCAAGCTCATTGCGGTCAATGTCAAAGCAGGAGATAGTGTTAAGGCGGGCCAGGTTTTAGCTCGTTTAGATGATTCAGATGCCAAATTACAAATTAAAGATGCCCAGTCCAATGTTGCGATTGCAAGGGCCAAGCTAGAGGAAGCCAAGCGTGGACCAAAGCAAAGTGATATTGAGCTCCAGAAGGCAAATGTCCTAAAGACACAGATGGCGATTAAAACAGCCAAGGACGAGACGGAGTTAGAGGAAGCCGCTGCACAAAAAGAGGTTGCCAAGGTGACCTTGGATAAAGCCCAGAAGGATTATGATGACCAGACTTATCTAGTTCAGAATGATGCGGCCGCAGAAAGTGACCTGGCGACGGCCAAGCAAAGCTTGGATAAGGCAAAATTGGATATGAGTAATGCCGAGCTTCAATACAAGAAGGCACAGATCAGACAAAACCAGGCTATTGAAGATGCTGAAATGGGCTATAAAACCGCTTTGATTCAATTAAAGGCAGCACAGTCCCCGCCTGAAGCTTCCAACATTCAATCTGCACAGGCTTCTTTACAGCAGGCTGAAACGGCATTAGAGCAGAAGAAAAGTGTCCTGAGCAAATTACAGGTTACAGCGCCGTGGGACGGGATCATTTTGAAGGTCAACGGCGATGTGGGTACCAGTCCTACTACACCTTTTATCATAATGAATAACTCCAACACAGGGGTCATGAAGGTTAGTGCCAAGGTTAACGAAAGTGATATCGCCAAATTGAAGACTGGACTTCAGGCTACAATGCATACAAATTCATTCCCGGACAAGCAATTCAAAGGAGAAGTTCTCTTTGTTTCTCCAGAGCCAGTTGTGGAATCCAATGTGACTACATACAAAGTTGAATTGTCTTTAGATAGTCAAAAAATAAAGCTGCAACCAGGGATGAACATGGATGTATCCCTTCTGTTAGCTGAACACAAAGATGCGCTGTCTGTGCCATTGTTTGCACTGAGATCTGAAGGTGGTGTAGATGGAGTATATGTGGCGAAGAACGCGGCAAATCCTGCTGATTATGGGTTTAGACCGGTGAAACTAGGTGTCTATACGGCGGATCAGGCCGAAATCAAGTCTGGTGTCAAGGAAGGAGAAACTATTGTTATTCCTCCTCAGAACAGCAGTGCTGATCCGAATGGCAGTGGAGGGGGGCAGGCACAATGA
- a CDS encoding TolC family protein, whose protein sequence is MKKRMFILLLLALSTSSFSGSFVQAEGQQLASNASVQLTLSQAQQWARSNSFSLKEAQQTIDRNRINLKNAGKNLDFIPAGTGNGEEDAASSSAWKGYASSTVSYLESKKQIELAQDQTDYTTMKNYYEVLLADNKVKSSEDALSLALLEEKAAEAKANRGKISPSDQSSIIQTRIEAQKNIEIAKAALQKAMDSLNTQMGQLQGTVYELVDRPVYRKMDSTNLDTLVTRAISASPSVWRQEEAVKLAKMEVKYYTWNSGNDDYEIKQIDVDSAQGGLENTKDQLAETLKSMYFNLQQNDEQYEQLQSNLQNANKVLNISRKKRNGDLPQVRRSLLIS, encoded by the coding sequence ATGAAAAAACGTATGTTCATTTTATTGCTGTTGGCCTTATCAACCAGTTCTTTTTCAGGGTCCTTTGTTCAAGCAGAGGGGCAGCAATTGGCTTCCAATGCAAGTGTGCAACTAACATTGAGTCAAGCCCAGCAATGGGCACGATCCAATAGCTTTAGCTTGAAGGAGGCCCAGCAAACGATAGATCGCAATCGGATTAACTTGAAAAATGCAGGTAAGAATCTGGACTTCATTCCCGCAGGTACAGGTAATGGAGAAGAGGATGCGGCCAGTAGTTCAGCATGGAAGGGGTATGCCTCATCGACGGTTTCTTATCTGGAATCCAAGAAGCAAATCGAGCTTGCCCAAGATCAGACAGACTACACTACAATGAAGAACTATTATGAGGTACTTCTGGCTGATAACAAGGTGAAGAGCAGTGAGGATGCACTTTCGCTTGCATTATTGGAGGAAAAAGCTGCTGAGGCAAAAGCCAACCGTGGGAAAATTTCTCCAAGCGATCAAAGCAGCATTATTCAGACTCGTATAGAAGCACAAAAAAATATAGAGATTGCAAAAGCTGCGTTGCAAAAAGCGATGGATTCACTAAATACCCAAATGGGGCAACTGCAAGGTACGGTCTATGAACTGGTGGATCGACCTGTTTACCGAAAAATGGATAGCACGAATTTGGATACGCTTGTGACACGTGCCATTTCGGCGAGTCCTTCGGTATGGAGACAGGAGGAGGCTGTCAAGCTGGCAAAGATGGAAGTTAAATATTACACGTGGAACTCAGGGAATGATGATTATGAAATTAAACAGATTGATGTAGATTCAGCACAAGGCGGACTGGAAAATACCAAAGACCAATTGGCAGAAACATTGAAGAGTATGTACTTTAATTTACAGCAAAATGATGAGCAATACGAACAACTGCAAAGTAATCTGCAGAACGCTAATAAAGTATTAAACATTTCTCGTAAAAAAAGGAACGGGGATTTGCCACAGGTACGGAGGTCGCTACTAATCAGTTAA
- a CDS encoding phosphatase PAP2 family protein: MTHPTKQSFLSTWLSLLWLTVVPLLYIFYGILNHPTEHVYSLVTDLDRLTPFVPSFIIPYVLWYPFIAAVLIGLAFKDRTAYYRTLLSLCGGLILSYIVYALFQTAVHRPDNLAQTGVINRLVWLVYSHDQPFNCFPSIHVLTSYLMLRGARVFGRTIRWAVTAMSIVIIASTLLVKQHVLADVVGGILAGELLYRSAGIALSYLRGHRNRLTLKGGERHVSAE; this comes from the coding sequence GTGACTCACCCTACAAAACAATCCTTCCTTTCAACTTGGCTGTCTCTTCTATGGCTTACAGTGGTTCCGTTATTGTATATTTTCTACGGTATACTTAACCATCCTACCGAACACGTCTATAGCCTCGTAACGGATCTAGATCGCCTAACGCCATTCGTTCCGTCCTTTATTATTCCTTATGTTCTTTGGTACCCGTTCATTGCAGCCGTACTGATCGGACTTGCGTTCAAGGACAGAACAGCTTATTACCGGACGCTACTTTCGCTCTGTGGAGGGCTGATCCTTTCTTATATCGTCTATGCCCTTTTCCAAACGGCTGTTCACCGTCCAGACAATCTAGCCCAGACAGGCGTCATCAACCGTTTGGTCTGGTTGGTGTACAGCCATGACCAGCCGTTTAACTGTTTCCCGAGCATTCATGTGCTAACCAGCTACCTGATGCTTCGTGGAGCAAGGGTATTCGGAAGAACGATTCGCTGGGCAGTCACCGCGATGTCTATTGTCATTATAGCGTCCACTTTGCTGGTCAAGCAGCATGTACTAGCGGATGTCGTTGGCGGTATTCTAGCCGGAGAGCTGTTGTACCGATCTGCGGGCATAGCCTTATCATACCTACGGGGACATAGAAATCGCCTGACTCTGAAAGGAGGCGAGCGTCATGTTTCTGCTGAGTAA